Proteins co-encoded in one Saprospira grandis genomic window:
- a CDS encoding acetyl-CoA C-acyltransferase produces the protein MKEVYIVAMGRTAIGNLSGSLAAVSAIELGKTAIKGALERGNIAPELVQEVYMGNVLQANVGQAPAKQAALAAGIPNTVPCTTVNKVCSSGMKAVMLAAQSIMLGDNDIVVAGGMESMSNAPHYLPSGRTGIRYGNGQIVDAIVRDGLQDPYNGDMMGVCGEVCAEGKNIDRLAQDQYALASYERARAAQEKNLFANEIVPVEIKGRKGKVTVVDTDEEVGNSRVTDLASVQKVRSVFKKEGTVTAVNASKINDGAAAMVLMSKEKCEELGLKPLAKICSFADAAQEPVWFTTTPALAMPKALDKAGVALEEVDVFEINEAFSVVALANMQALNIPHKKVNVLGGAVSMGHPIGMSGCRIVMAMITALTERNGRYGLAGICNGGGGASAMLIERL, from the coding sequence ATGAAAGAAGTATATATTGTGGCTATGGGCCGCACAGCGATTGGAAACCTTAGCGGTAGTTTGGCTGCCGTTTCTGCTATTGAACTAGGTAAAACCGCCATTAAAGGCGCTTTGGAGCGTGGAAATATTGCGCCCGAACTGGTTCAGGAAGTATATATGGGTAATGTCTTGCAAGCCAATGTAGGACAGGCTCCTGCCAAGCAGGCCGCCCTAGCTGCAGGTATCCCGAATACGGTACCTTGCACCACAGTCAATAAAGTTTGTTCTTCTGGAATGAAGGCCGTGATGTTGGCTGCTCAGTCTATTATGTTGGGCGATAATGATATTGTTGTAGCTGGAGGGATGGAGAGCATGAGCAATGCGCCTCACTACTTGCCTTCTGGTCGTACGGGCATTCGCTATGGCAATGGCCAAATTGTAGATGCCATTGTTCGCGATGGTCTACAAGATCCTTATAATGGCGATATGATGGGCGTTTGTGGCGAGGTTTGCGCTGAGGGTAAAAACATTGATCGTTTGGCCCAAGACCAATATGCTTTGGCTTCTTATGAGCGGGCCCGTGCTGCTCAAGAAAAAAATCTATTTGCCAATGAGATTGTCCCTGTAGAAATTAAGGGACGTAAAGGCAAGGTTACTGTAGTGGATACAGACGAAGAAGTAGGCAATAGCCGAGTCACTGATTTGGCCTCTGTACAAAAGGTACGTTCTGTATTTAAGAAAGAAGGAACTGTAACTGCTGTAAACGCCTCAAAGATCAATGATGGTGCTGCGGCTATGGTATTGATGAGCAAAGAAAAATGCGAAGAGCTTGGTCTTAAGCCTTTGGCCAAAATTTGCAGCTTTGCCGATGCGGCCCAAGAGCCTGTTTGGTTTACTACCACTCCTGCACTAGCTATGCCCAAAGCTCTAGATAAAGCGGGCGTAGCCCTAGAAGAAGTAGATGTTTTTGAAATTAACGAAGCATTTTCTGTAGTGGCTTTGGCCAATATGCAGGCCCTCAATATTCCTCATAAGAAGGTAAATGTACTTGGTGGTGCCGTTTCTATGGGCCACCCCATCGGAATGTCGGGTTGTCGTATTGTTATGGCTATGATTACTGCCCTTACTGAGCGCAATGGCCGCTATGGTTTGGCGGGTATTTGTAATGGTGGCGGTGGAGCCTCTGCTATGCTTATTGAGCGTCTCTAG
- a CDS encoding nucleotidyltransferase family protein — protein sequence MQAMIFAAGLGSRLAPLTNHIPKALVPLGKQPIIQYWIDRLQQAECQQLIVNVHSHAQQLIEYLQALELPFPLLISDERGQLLETGGGLRQAAPLLLPDQPLFLLNADIYCNFDFGAALDFWAQKGQPLGVLAMRQRPSSRQLLFLEEELVGWQNKKTGEYRWARAADPLAVSAYAFSGISLLGPAAFSLLAGPKAKFSIIDFFLNWAKSDRLLAYLHQQEDWFDIGTPARLAQAEAYLLDQ from the coding sequence ATGCAAGCGATGATTTTTGCGGCGGGCCTAGGCAGCCGTTTGGCTCCACTCACCAATCATATCCCTAAAGCCTTGGTTCCCTTAGGAAAACAGCCCATTATTCAGTATTGGATAGACCGTTTGCAGCAGGCAGAATGCCAGCAACTGATTGTGAATGTACATAGCCATGCCCAGCAGCTGATAGAGTATTTGCAGGCCTTGGAGCTTCCCTTTCCGCTCCTCATTTCTGATGAGCGGGGCCAATTATTGGAGACTGGAGGTGGCTTGCGGCAGGCCGCGCCCCTTTTATTGCCCGATCAGCCCTTATTTTTGCTCAATGCAGATATTTACTGCAATTTTGACTTTGGGGCCGCCCTTGATTTTTGGGCCCAAAAGGGGCAGCCTTTGGGGGTCTTGGCCATGCGTCAGCGGCCTTCTAGTCGCCAACTCTTATTTTTGGAAGAAGAGCTAGTGGGCTGGCAAAATAAAAAAACGGGGGAATATCGTTGGGCCAGAGCGGCAGATCCTTTGGCGGTTTCGGCCTATGCTTTTTCGGGCATTAGTTTGTTGGGGCCAGCGGCTTTTTCTTTATTGGCTGGACCAAAGGCCAAGTTTTCTATTATTGATTTCTTTTTAAATTGGGCCAAATCAGATCGTTTATTGGCCTATTTACATCAGCAAGAGGATTGGTTTGATATTGGGACGCCTGCTCGCCTAGCCCAGGCCGAGGCCTATTTATTGGACCAATAG
- a CDS encoding T9SS-dependent choice-of-anchor J family protein: MRKLQLSWLLFLGLCFSSGILSAQLSEDFEGSVPPAGWAIFDNGIGTAQSWVADTDANGGSQAARVRFENVTGGNAVDWMVTPSVAITAGNSDLTFYQKQGFSGSFGTVYTVRVSTSSQTDTSTFTIVDTQGEADFTTTYSVKTVDLSAYVGQSIYVAFVMEQDDGDNWLIDDVSIGAPPCLDPTGLMVSNVTANSAEVAWTTGGAAQAEVAVVAAGNMPMSGTVTAMNPYTATGLMPATAYEVYVRDYCGAGTGTSTNMAIAGVMDGPLTGGTPKFVEVVVINDVADLSIYGLSSANNGSGTTAGPEMNFPSGPAVAGTRIYVASDSAGFRDYMGFDADIIDGTVNVNGDDAIELYENTTVIDVFGDVNTDGTGQAWEYLDGWAYRMGSANPSATFNVADWTLSGPNANDGCSSNGSCASVYPAGSYSPAGSGANTSNWVGPVAFTTNCTSVPAGDSFNLAISIDSTPYSMMGNTGICYTNTIGNSAADVWFSYVIPACTDSLYIGLDSSDFDTYLRVYAADGMTQLDADDDDGAAATSRLELAITGNANYNEGDTIYILVEGFSSNTGNFVLDVQATSGNPAGNMMSSALTVGSLPYNNAGSTVCYTDEIGNASNDVWFMYIIESCTDSLIVSLDSSNYDTYLRILDAAGNQLDFDDDGGVGATSREVISVFSDTDYNEGDTIFIVVEGFSGNNGDYVLDISRTTGTPPNDMASGAMMVAAAPASFSGNTSCYSNTIGNTAADAWFMYIIEPCTDSLYVDLSNSMFDTYLRIYAADTVTLLDDDDDGGFSTRSLLELDVTNDPDYNIGDTIFIVVEGFGSNSGMFQLDVMRTRNYTPGDVAADAINIASLPFVDSANTASGCYSNSIGNTSNDVWYQYIIGNCTNDLTISLDSSDYDTYLRVYAADAMTQIAFNDDGGVGTTSRLDINVATSTDFNDGDTIYILVEGFSGNNGNYVLEVSSTVGNLAGDSISTALPIVAMDTLTGNTGCYTNTAGQSSNDVWFWYVVENCRDSIAISLDGSDFDTYLSVFAADGTTVLASDDNGAANSNAYVMIDLPNTATVNDGDTLYFLVEGAGAATGNYQISLETTQNTGAGDMANDAMVISSLPYSNSGSTDGCYNNSIGNSSNDVWFQYVIDTCTNSIMIGLDSSDYDTYLRVYAADAMTQLAFNDDGGFSTTSQLTLDVANDTTFNEGDTIYILVEGFSSSNGNYVLDVSRMDCNGTVDAAAALTGLMPTYCEGEDATGQLVIYNLGTDTLAAANYSITAAGIPVATGTENNIPAGDSAIVTVGPLPVPAGSITLVATVTAAGDVDANNDVDSFSITVFPAPSVSTTDNGDGTATADVTGGTMPYSYIWTNGSTSDTVVATGLQTVTVTDANGCQDSASVTIVVALTNVAGLEQIQLFPNPADQQVTLSFELAESRNLELQVVALNGQVVYSQTLTQVGQQSYTIPTAELAPAMYMVRIIDTEARTQATQPLVIKR, from the coding sequence ATGCGAAAACTACAATTGAGTTGGCTGCTCTTTTTGGGTCTTTGCTTTTCTAGCGGCATTTTGTCTGCGCAGTTGAGCGAAGATTTTGAAGGCAGTGTACCTCCTGCGGGTTGGGCTATTTTTGACAACGGTATTGGTACGGCCCAGTCTTGGGTGGCTGATACTGATGCAAATGGTGGGTCTCAGGCTGCAAGGGTACGTTTTGAGAATGTAACCGGCGGTAATGCGGTAGACTGGATGGTGACTCCATCGGTAGCTATTACGGCGGGGAACAGTGATTTGACTTTTTATCAGAAGCAGGGTTTTTCTGGATCTTTCGGAACTGTTTACACGGTTCGGGTATCTACTAGCTCTCAGACAGATACCAGCACATTTACCATTGTAGACACTCAAGGAGAGGCTGACTTTACGACTACTTATAGCGTGAAAACAGTAGATTTGAGTGCTTATGTGGGCCAGTCTATTTATGTTGCTTTTGTGATGGAGCAGGATGATGGAGACAACTGGTTGATTGATGATGTAAGCATTGGTGCGCCTCCCTGTTTGGATCCTACAGGCTTGATGGTAAGCAATGTAACGGCTAACTCTGCGGAGGTAGCTTGGACCACAGGTGGTGCTGCTCAGGCAGAAGTAGCTGTAGTTGCTGCGGGCAACATGCCTATGTCTGGAACAGTAACGGCCATGAACCCTTATACTGCAACGGGCTTGATGCCTGCCACGGCCTATGAGGTTTATGTACGTGACTACTGCGGTGCGGGTACAGGAACTAGCACCAACATGGCTATTGCTGGTGTAATGGACGGTCCTTTGACTGGCGGTACGCCTAAATTTGTAGAGGTGGTAGTCATCAATGATGTTGCAGACCTTTCTATTTATGGTTTGAGTTCTGCCAACAATGGTAGCGGAACCACGGCTGGTCCGGAAATGAACTTTCCTTCTGGTCCTGCAGTAGCGGGTACTCGTATTTATGTAGCGAGTGACTCTGCTGGCTTCCGTGATTACATGGGCTTTGATGCCGATATCATCGACGGTACAGTAAACGTAAATGGTGATGACGCCATTGAGTTGTATGAAAACACGACTGTAATTGATGTATTTGGTGATGTGAACACTGATGGTACAGGCCAAGCTTGGGAATACCTAGATGGTTGGGCTTATCGTATGGGTTCTGCTAACCCTTCTGCTACTTTCAATGTAGCGGATTGGACGCTATCTGGCCCCAATGCCAATGATGGTTGTAGCAGCAACGGTAGCTGTGCATCTGTATATCCTGCAGGCAGCTATAGCCCTGCTGGAAGCGGAGCCAACACTTCTAACTGGGTGGGTCCTGTTGCCTTTACTACCAACTGTACTTCTGTACCTGCTGGTGACTCTTTCAATTTGGCTATTTCTATTGATAGCACTCCTTATAGCATGATGGGTAACACTGGCATTTGCTATACCAACACCATTGGTAATAGTGCTGCTGATGTTTGGTTTAGCTATGTTATTCCTGCTTGTACAGACTCTTTGTACATTGGTCTAGATAGCTCTGACTTTGACACTTACCTCCGTGTTTATGCTGCTGATGGCATGACTCAGCTAGATGCTGATGATGATGATGGCGCTGCCGCTACTTCTCGTTTGGAGTTGGCCATTACTGGAAATGCTAACTACAATGAAGGCGATACCATTTACATTTTGGTAGAAGGTTTCTCTAGCAACACCGGTAACTTCGTACTAGATGTACAAGCTACTTCTGGCAACCCTGCAGGGAACATGATGAGCTCTGCGCTTACTGTAGGTAGTCTACCTTACAACAATGCTGGAAGCACAGTTTGCTACACCGACGAAATTGGAAATGCTTCTAATGACGTTTGGTTTATGTACATTATTGAGTCTTGCACAGACTCTCTAATCGTTAGCCTAGATAGCTCTAACTACGATACCTATCTTCGTATCTTGGATGCTGCTGGCAACCAACTAGACTTTGATGATGATGGTGGCGTTGGCGCTACCTCTAGAGAAGTAATCAGTGTATTCTCTGATACAGACTACAACGAAGGCGATACCATCTTTATCGTGGTAGAAGGCTTTAGTGGCAACAATGGCGACTATGTCCTAGACATTAGCCGCACAACAGGTACGCCTCCCAATGATATGGCTAGTGGTGCGATGATGGTAGCGGCTGCTCCTGCTTCATTTAGCGGAAACACTTCTTGCTATAGCAACACAATCGGTAACACTGCCGCTGATGCTTGGTTTATGTATATAATTGAGCCTTGTACAGATTCACTTTATGTGGACCTTAGCAACTCTATGTTTGATACTTACCTACGCATCTATGCTGCCGATACGGTTACGCTTCTAGATGATGATGATGACGGTGGATTTAGCACTCGCTCTTTGCTTGAACTAGATGTAACCAACGATCCTGACTACAACATTGGTGATACTATCTTTATCGTAGTAGAAGGCTTTGGTAGCAACTCAGGTATGTTCCAGCTAGATGTTATGCGCACACGCAACTACACGCCTGGTGATGTAGCTGCTGATGCTATCAATATCGCTAGCCTACCTTTTGTAGATAGCGCCAATACCGCTAGCGGTTGCTACAGCAACAGCATCGGTAACACTTCTAATGATGTTTGGTACCAATACATCATTGGCAACTGTACCAACGATTTGACTATCTCTTTGGATAGCTCTGACTACGATACTTACCTCCGCGTTTATGCGGCTGACGCCATGACGCAAATTGCCTTTAATGATGATGGTGGAGTAGGAACTACTTCTCGTCTAGATATCAATGTTGCCACAAGTACCGACTTCAATGATGGCGATACCATCTACATCTTGGTAGAAGGCTTTAGCGGAAACAATGGTAACTACGTACTAGAGGTAAGCAGCACTGTAGGTAACCTCGCTGGCGATTCTATTAGCACAGCTCTACCTATCGTTGCAATGGATACCTTGACCGGAAATACAGGCTGTTATACCAACACCGCCGGACAAAGCAGCAATGATGTTTGGTTCTGGTATGTGGTAGAAAACTGCCGCGACTCTATCGCTATCTCTTTGGATGGCTCTGACTTTGATACTTACCTTTCTGTTTTTGCTGCCGACGGAACAACCGTATTGGCTAGCGACGACAATGGCGCTGCTAACAGCAACGCTTATGTCATGATCGATCTGCCTAACACGGCCACCGTAAATGATGGCGATACCCTTTACTTCCTAGTAGAAGGTGCTGGAGCTGCCACAGGTAACTACCAAATCAGCCTAGAGACAACTCAGAATACTGGCGCTGGCGATATGGCCAATGACGCTATGGTTATTAGCAGCTTGCCCTACAGCAATAGCGGTAGCACTGATGGCTGTTATAACAACAGCATCGGTAATAGCTCAAATGATGTTTGGTTCCAATATGTTATTGATACTTGTACAAACAGTATCATGATTGGTCTAGATAGCTCTGACTATGACACTTACCTCCGCGTTTATGCGGCTGATGCCATGACTCAGCTTGCCTTTAACGATGATGGTGGATTTAGCACTACTTCTCAGCTTACCCTAGATGTAGCCAATGATACGACCTTTAATGAAGGGGACACGATCTACATCTTGGTAGAAGGTTTTTCTAGCAGCAACGGGAACTACGTACTTGATGTTAGCCGTATGGACTGTAACGGTACTGTAGACGCTGCAGCCGCACTCACTGGCCTTATGCCTACTTATTGCGAAGGAGAAGACGCTACTGGACAATTGGTTATTTATAACCTAGGTACAGACACGCTTGCCGCTGCAAACTATAGCATCACTGCTGCAGGTATTCCTGTTGCTACTGGCACAGAGAATAACATTCCTGCTGGCGATTCTGCTATCGTAACTGTTGGTCCTCTTCCCGTTCCCGCTGGTAGCATTACACTTGTAGCTACAGTAACTGCAGCTGGAGATGTTGACGCTAACAACGATGTAGACAGCTTTAGCATTACGGTATTCCCCGCTCCTTCTGTAAGCACTACAGACAATGGCGACGGAACTGCTACTGCCGACGTAACTGGCGGTACTATGCCTTATAGCTATATCTGGACCAATGGTTCTACTAGCGATACAGTCGTAGCCACTGGCCTACAAACTGTTACTGTAACTGACGCCAACGGTTGTCAAGATAGCGCTTCTGTAACTATTGTTGTAGCCCTAACTAATGTGGCTGGCCTAGAGCAAATTCAGCTCTTCCCCAACCCTGCCGACCAACAAGTAACGCTTAGCTTCGAACTAGCCGAAAGCCGTAACCTAGAGCTACAAGTTGTGGCCCTAAACGGTCAGGTGGTTTACAGCCAAACGCTTACTCAAGTTGGCCAACAAAGCTACACGATCCCCACTGCAGAGCTAGCTCCTGCTATGTATATGGTCCGTATCATCGATACAGAGGCCCGTACACAGGCTACTCAGCCTTTGGTGATTAAGCGATAG
- a CDS encoding carboxypeptidase-like regulatory domain-containing protein, translating into MPKTLVFLLSFFYALVLLGQEEAALGGRIYDELSSDPLVDMQLSLLTLDGAIQLSASTDSKGHFSIYNIPPGQYILQGQKAGYALLWVSEIKLAPLDLLTLEIGMEGQSFLMNDSLKLNIAEVLADYRPKKKPKKRKRKRKFWRFWSRKK; encoded by the coding sequence ATGCCTAAAACCCTAGTCTTTCTCCTTAGTTTTTTTTATGCTCTAGTCCTTTTGGGCCAAGAAGAGGCCGCCCTTGGCGGCCGCATTTACGACGAGCTTTCTTCAGATCCCTTAGTGGACATGCAATTGAGTTTATTGACCTTGGATGGGGCCATACAGCTTAGTGCTTCGACAGATAGCAAGGGGCATTTCTCTATTTATAATATTCCGCCAGGGCAGTATATTTTGCAGGGACAAAAAGCGGGCTATGCCTTACTTTGGGTAAGCGAGATAAAATTGGCCCCCTTGGACCTTTTGACGTTAGAGATTGGGATGGAAGGGCAAAGCTTTTTGATGAATGACAGTTTGAAACTGAATATAGCAGAAGTTTTGGCAGATTATAGGCCAAAAAAGAAGCCCAAAAAGCGAAAAAGGAAAAGAAAATTCTGGCGATTTTGGTCCAGAAAAAAATAG
- a CDS encoding bifunctional folylpolyglutamate synthase/dihydrofolate synthase: protein MKKNNRSYQEALDFLYAQLPMFQRQGSTAFKKTLDNSWRLSERLGAPEKKFRSVHIAGTNGKGSTTHVLAALLQAQGYKVGVYSSPHYKDFRERIKINGQYISEEEVVNFVGEQEEFILDQQLSFFELTVGMAFHYFAQQKVDWAIIETGLGGRLDSTNIISPELSLITNIGWDHSDILGESLGLIAGEKAGIIKAQTPVIIGERQSEEIAQAFAQKAKAEQAPLYYAEELVQLNKGEENLLGGYYNYQYRHLAAADIFLDLAGDFQFFNLRLALAALHLMQEKQLIEFSEEKIKFALANIRSLTGFMGRWQLLEEGPPMLLCDSAHNVDGLRYLGQMLAKMEYAQLHFVFGMVRDKSAEKILAALPKAANYYFAAAQIPRAKPAQQLAQEAANFGLKGSAHESVAAALAAAKAQAQKEDIIFVGGSIFVVAEIL, encoded by the coding sequence ATGAAGAAGAATAACCGCTCTTATCAAGAGGCCTTAGATTTTTTATATGCTCAGCTCCCTATGTTTCAGCGGCAGGGGAGTACAGCCTTTAAAAAGACCTTAGACAACAGTTGGCGCTTATCGGAACGCTTGGGGGCGCCCGAAAAAAAGTTTCGCTCGGTCCATATTGCGGGCACCAATGGCAAGGGCTCGACCACCCATGTTTTGGCCGCTTTGCTACAAGCCCAGGGCTATAAAGTGGGGGTATATAGTTCGCCTCATTATAAAGACTTTAGAGAGCGAATAAAAATTAACGGGCAGTACATCTCGGAGGAAGAGGTGGTCAATTTTGTAGGGGAGCAAGAGGAATTTATTTTGGACCAGCAGCTCTCTTTTTTTGAGTTGACTGTAGGCATGGCCTTTCATTATTTTGCCCAGCAAAAAGTAGATTGGGCCATTATTGAAACGGGCTTGGGGGGGCGTTTAGACTCCACCAATATTATTTCGCCCGAGCTCAGTCTGATTACAAACATTGGTTGGGACCATAGTGATATTTTGGGCGAAAGCCTAGGGCTAATTGCTGGCGAAAAGGCGGGCATCATCAAGGCCCAAACTCCAGTCATTATTGGCGAGCGACAGAGCGAAGAAATTGCCCAAGCTTTTGCGCAAAAAGCCAAGGCCGAGCAGGCCCCACTTTACTATGCCGAGGAATTGGTCCAACTAAATAAAGGCGAAGAAAACTTATTGGGTGGCTACTATAATTACCAATATAGACATTTAGCTGCTGCGGATATTTTTCTGGACCTAGCAGGAGATTTTCAGTTTTTCAATCTGCGTTTGGCCTTGGCGGCCCTGCATCTAATGCAGGAAAAGCAGCTGATTGAGTTTTCGGAAGAGAAAATAAAATTTGCCTTAGCGAATATTCGCTCCTTAACGGGATTTATGGGCCGTTGGCAGCTATTGGAAGAGGGGCCGCCCATGCTACTTTGCGATTCGGCCCATAATGTAGATGGTCTGCGTTATTTGGGGCAGATGTTGGCTAAAATGGAATATGCGCAACTGCATTTTGTTTTTGGAATGGTTCGGGATAAATCGGCCGAGAAGATTTTGGCGGCCCTGCCCAAGGCGGCCAACTACTACTTTGCTGCGGCGCAAATTCCCAGAGCCAAGCCTGCTCAGCAACTGGCCCAAGAAGCTGCTAATTTTGGTCTAAAGGGAAGCGCCCATGAGAGCGTAGCCGCAGCTTTGGCCGCAGCTAAAGCCCAGGCCCAAAAAGAGGATATTATATTTGTGGGAGGCAGTATTTTTGTAGTAGCCGAAATTTTATAA
- the groL gene encoding chaperonin GroEL (60 kDa chaperone family; promotes refolding of misfolded polypeptides especially under stressful conditions; forms two stacked rings of heptamers to form a barrel-shaped 14mer; ends can be capped by GroES; misfolded proteins enter the barrel where they are refolded when GroES binds), whose product MAKKISFNTDARTQLREGINALADAVKVTLGPKGRNVIIQKAFGAPHITKDGVSVAKEVELEDPIQNMGAQMAKEVASRTADVAGDGTTTATVLAQAMVNAGMKLVAAGANPMDLKRGIDKAVTKVVAALKESSEIVGDNFNKIEQVATISANNDPEIGKLIAEAMKEVSTNGVITVEEAKGRETYVTKVVGMQFDRGYLSPYFVTNTETMECEYESPLILIHDKKISNVQQLVPVLEKAHGASRPLVIIAEDVDSQALSTLVVNRIRLGLKVVAVKAPGFGDRRKAMLEDIAILTGGTVISEETGYSLENVELHHLGSSERVTVDKDNTTIVNGEGKQEQVDARVAQIKVQMENSSSEYDKEKLQERLAKLAGGVAVLYVGAPTEVEMKEKKDRVDDALHATRAAVEEGIVPGGGVALLRSVTALDGAEGENDDETAGINIVRTALEAPLRTIASNAGVEGSVVIMKVLEGEGAFGYNARTETYQDLKEAGVIDPTKVSRVALENAGSIAGMVLTTECVINDIPEENGAASMPGGGMPPGMGGMM is encoded by the coding sequence ATGGCTAAAAAAATTAGCTTCAATACAGATGCACGCACTCAATTGCGTGAAGGAATTAACGCTTTGGCGGATGCCGTTAAAGTAACTTTGGGCCCTAAAGGTCGCAATGTAATTATTCAGAAAGCCTTTGGCGCTCCTCATATCACTAAGGATGGAGTAAGTGTAGCCAAAGAGGTAGAACTAGAGGATCCCATCCAAAATATGGGGGCTCAAATGGCTAAAGAGGTGGCCTCTCGCACGGCAGATGTAGCGGGTGATGGTACCACTACAGCTACTGTTTTGGCCCAAGCTATGGTCAATGCAGGAATGAAATTGGTAGCTGCTGGTGCCAATCCTATGGACCTCAAAAGAGGTATTGATAAGGCCGTAACTAAGGTAGTTGCTGCTCTTAAAGAAAGTTCTGAAATCGTTGGCGACAACTTCAATAAAATTGAGCAAGTAGCCACTATTTCGGCCAATAACGATCCCGAAATCGGAAAACTCATTGCCGAAGCAATGAAAGAAGTAAGCACCAATGGGGTAATTACTGTAGAAGAAGCCAAAGGTCGCGAAACTTATGTGACTAAAGTGGTGGGTATGCAGTTTGACCGTGGTTACCTTTCTCCTTACTTCGTCACCAACACCGAAACGATGGAATGTGAGTATGAGTCTCCTCTCATCCTCATTCACGATAAGAAAATCAGCAATGTACAACAGCTGGTTCCCGTACTAGAAAAAGCCCATGGCGCTAGCCGTCCCTTGGTCATCATTGCCGAAGATGTAGATTCTCAGGCTTTGAGCACTTTGGTGGTCAACCGCATCCGTTTGGGCCTCAAGGTGGTTGCCGTAAAAGCTCCTGGCTTTGGCGATCGCCGCAAAGCTATGCTCGAAGATATCGCAATCCTCACTGGAGGTACCGTAATCTCTGAAGAGACTGGCTATAGCCTAGAAAACGTAGAATTGCACCATCTTGGTAGCTCTGAGCGCGTCACTGTAGACAAGGACAACACAACTATCGTGAATGGCGAAGGCAAGCAAGAGCAGGTAGATGCTCGGGTGGCCCAAATCAAGGTCCAAATGGAAAACAGTAGCTCGGAGTACGACAAAGAAAAACTACAAGAGCGTTTGGCCAAATTGGCTGGCGGTGTAGCTGTTCTTTATGTAGGTGCCCCTACTGAAGTAGAAATGAAAGAGAAAAAAGACCGTGTAGATGACGCACTTCACGCTACCCGCGCTGCCGTAGAAGAAGGTATCGTTCCTGGTGGTGGAGTGGCTCTTCTCCGCTCGGTAACTGCCCTAGATGGCGCAGAAGGCGAAAATGATGATGAAACTGCTGGTATCAACATCGTTCGCACGGCTCTAGAAGCTCCCCTACGCACCATCGCAAGCAATGCTGGCGTAGAAGGTTCTGTAGTGATCATGAAGGTATTGGAAGGCGAAGGCGCATTTGGCTACAACGCCCGCACCGAAACTTACCAAGACCTCAAAGAAGCTGGTGTAATCGACCCCACTAAAGTAAGCCGCGTAGCCCTAGAAAACGCTGGTTCTATTGCGGGTATGGTCTTGACTACCGAATGCGTAATCAACGATATTCCCGAGGAGAATGGCGCTGCTAGCATGCCCGGCGGTGGAATGCCTCCCGGTATGGGCGGCATGATGTAA
- a CDS encoding co-chaperone GroES: MRPINDRVVVQPAAAEEKSKGGIILPEQAKEKPQRGVVVAVGPGKDGNALTVKVDDVVLYGKYAGQEISHQGKDYLIMREDDILVILD; this comes from the coding sequence ATGAGACCCATCAACGATCGCGTTGTTGTGCAACCTGCCGCCGCTGAAGAAAAATCTAAAGGTGGTATTATCTTGCCCGAACAGGCAAAAGAAAAGCCTCAGAGAGGCGTAGTAGTGGCCGTTGGTCCAGGTAAAGACGGAAATGCCCTTACTGTAAAAGTGGATGATGTTGTGCTTTATGGCAAATATGCTGGCCAAGAGATCAGCCATCAGGGAAAAGATTACCTCATTATGCGTGAGGATGACATTCTTGTTATTCTTGACTAA